In one Oryza glaberrima chromosome 2, OglaRS2, whole genome shotgun sequence genomic region, the following are encoded:
- the LOC127762694 gene encoding probable monogalactosyldiacylglycerol synthase 3, chloroplastic, with amino-acid sequence MAASSSSSSSMASPRGRSIRETVLETVAAYHQQQRMRRKFRKSLSYAGELSSAGRARGEGGASSSASTTSLCGPDEDDEPFWEEEEGTVELVQLGANRAKNVLILMSDTGGGHRASAEAIKDAFRIEFGDDYRVFVKDLCKDHAGWPLNNMESSYKFMVKHVQLWKVAFHTTSPRWVHCFYLAALASFYAKKVEAGLKKYKPDIIISVHPLMQHIPLWVLKWQGLQNRVVFVTVITDLNTCHPTWFHADVNRCYCPSEEVAKRAALDDLQPSQIRVFGLPIRPSFCRAVLVKDDLRKELELDPELPAVLLMGGGEGMGPVKKTAKALGESLFDKELGKPIGQLIVICGRNKTLSSSLQALEWKIPIKVRGFETQMEKWMGACDCIITKAGPGTIAEALIRGLPIILNDFIPGQEVGNVPYVVDNGAGVFSKSSRETAKLVARWFGPDSDELKRMSEKALKLAQPEAVFDIVRDIHELSREQGVISQISSSLTSSFFIPSPETTPIQLM; translated from the exons atggcggcgtcgtcgtcgtcgtcgtcgtcgatggcgtCGCCGAGGGGGAGGTCGATCcgggagacggtgctggagacggtggcggcgtacCACCAGCAGCAGAGGATGAGGCGCAAGTTCAGGAAGAGCCTCTCCTACGCGGGGGAGCTGTCGTCGGCGGGGCGCGCGCGAGGGGAGGGCGGggcgtcctcgtcggcgtccaccACCTCGCTGTGTGGccccgacgaggacgacgagcccttctgggaggaggaggagggcaccgTCGAGCTCGTCCAGCTCGGCGCCAACCGGGCTAAGAACGTGCTCATCCTCATGAgcgacaccggcggcggccaccgcgcctCCGCCGAGGCCATCAAGGACGCCTTCCGCATCGAGTTCGGCGACGATTACCGG GTCTTCGTCAAGGATCTGTGCAAGGATCACGCGGGGTGGCCGCTGAACAACATGGAGAGCTCGTACAAGTTCATGGTGAAGCATGTGCAGCTATGGAAGGTGGCCTTCCACACCACATCGCCGAGATGGGTCCATTGCTTCtacctcgccgcgctcgcctcatTCTATGCCAA GAAGGTTGAGGCTGGACTCAAGAAGTACAAACCAGAtattataattagtgtccaccCCCTCATGCAACACATTCCTCTATGGGTACTCAAATGGCAAGGGCTACAAAATAGAGTGGTCTTTGTCACTGTCATCACAGACCTCAACACTTGTCACCCTACATG GTTCCATGCTGATGTCAATAGATGTTACTGCCCGTCGGAAGAAGTTGCCAAGAGAGCAGCACTGGATGACCTACAACCTTCTCAAATCCGTGTGTTTGGCCTTCCGATTCGGCCATCATTCTGCCGAGCCGTTCTTGTTAAG GATGATTTGAGGAAGGAACTTGAATTGGATCCTGAGCTGCCTGCAGTATTGCTGATGGGAGGTGGAGAGGGCATGGGTCCTGTCAAGAAGACCGCAAAAGCCCTTGGAGAGTCGTTGTTTGACAAGGAGCTTGGAAAACCAATTGGACAGTTAATTGTCATTTGTGGTCGGAACAAAACGCTGAGCTCCTCATTGCAGGCTCTTGAATGGAAAATACCAATTAAG GTTAGGGGATTTGAGACCCAGATGGAGAAATGGATGGGGGCTTGTGATTGCATTATAACAAAG GCTGGACCAGGTACCATCGCCGAAGCCTTGATTAGAGGGTTGCCTATCATCCTTAATGACTTCATACCTGGACAG GAAGTTGGCAATGTCCCTTACGTTGTGGACAATGGTGCTGGTGTCTTCTCCAAAAGTTCTAGGGAAACTGCTAAACTTGTTGCCCGCTGGTTTGGTCCAGATTCTGATGAACTGAAGAGGATGTCAGAAAAAGCGTTAAAACTGGCTCAGCCAGAAGCGGTGTTTGATATTGTCAGAGACATCCATGAGCTATCTCGGGAGCAAGGGGTGATTTCACAGATATCCAGTTCCTTGACATCATCCTTTTTCATACCATCGCCAGAAACCACACCTATACAACTTATGTGA